The proteins below come from a single Microbulbifer sp. Q7 genomic window:
- a CDS encoding Nramp family divalent metal transporter, with product MKKINPSLSIGPATMVAAAFIGPGTVITASLAGAQYGYALLWALLFAILASIILQEMAARLGVVTGAGLGENIRQFLRHPLLRWPALGLVIGAIVIGNAAYEGGNLAGASLGLKLLTDTELAAGTTSLWPMVVAALAAALLWSGNYRLIERVLIVLVALMSLAFLLTFILTRPDLSALFRGLLTPSVPSGAALTVIALIGTTVVPYNLFLHSSSASKKWHSADDLPAARRDIFFSIPVGGLISIAIVSTSAAAFFSHQLSIASAGDMAQALQPLFGKSAVYCMGIGLFAAGISSALTAPLASAYALSGVLGKPADLNALQFRTIWLSIIVIGALLATQDIRPIRLIWFAQIANGLLLPIVTLFLLWAMNTHALGEHRNNWWQNLLGLVVLMIAVALGGRSLASAFGWL from the coding sequence ATGAAAAAAATAAACCCTTCCCTCAGTATCGGCCCGGCGACCATGGTCGCCGCCGCGTTTATCGGGCCGGGCACGGTCATCACTGCCAGCCTGGCCGGTGCCCAGTACGGTTATGCGCTGCTGTGGGCGCTGCTGTTTGCCATTCTCGCGAGCATCATTTTGCAGGAAATGGCCGCGCGCCTCGGCGTGGTTACCGGCGCTGGGCTGGGGGAAAACATTCGCCAGTTTCTCCGCCACCCACTGCTGCGCTGGCCCGCCCTGGGCCTGGTGATTGGCGCGATCGTGATCGGCAACGCCGCGTACGAAGGCGGTAACCTGGCCGGCGCCAGCCTCGGCCTGAAGCTGCTCACCGATACTGAGCTGGCCGCGGGCACGACCTCCCTGTGGCCCATGGTGGTCGCCGCCCTCGCCGCCGCCCTGTTGTGGAGCGGCAACTACCGCCTTATCGAGCGCGTCCTCATCGTGCTGGTGGCGCTGATGAGCCTCGCGTTTCTGCTCACTTTTATCCTCACCCGCCCGGATCTGTCGGCGCTGTTTCGAGGCCTGCTGACCCCGTCCGTACCCAGTGGTGCGGCACTCACCGTCATCGCACTGATCGGCACCACGGTGGTGCCCTATAACCTGTTTTTACACAGCTCCAGTGCCAGTAAAAAATGGCACTCCGCCGACGACTTGCCGGCGGCGCGCCGGGATATCTTTTTCTCGATTCCCGTGGGCGGGTTGATTTCCATTGCCATTGTGTCCACCAGTGCCGCCGCATTTTTCAGCCACCAGCTGAGCATCGCCAGTGCCGGGGATATGGCACAGGCGCTGCAGCCGCTGTTTGGCAAATCCGCGGTGTACTGCATGGGCATTGGCCTGTTCGCCGCGGGCATTTCTTCTGCGCTGACCGCGCCGCTGGCATCGGCCTACGCACTGAGCGGCGTGCTGGGCAAACCGGCGGATCTCAACGCACTGCAGTTTCGCACCATCTGGCTCAGTATCATCGTGATCGGTGCCCTGCTGGCGACCCAGGACATCCGCCCCATCCGTCTGATCTGGTTTGCGCAAATTGCCAACGGCCTGCTGCTGCCGATCGTCACTCTGTTTTTACTGTGGGCCATGAATACCCACGCACTGGGTGAGCACCGCAACAACTGGTGGCAGAACCTGCTGGGGCTAGTGGTTCTAATGATTGCCGTTGCCCTGGGAGGGCGCAGCCTGGCTTCGGCATTTGGCTGGTTGTGA
- the uvrA gene encoding excinuclease ABC subunit UvrA, translating to MDTIYVRGARTHNLKNIDLDIPRDKLIVITGLSGSGKSSLAFDTLYAEGQRRYVESLSTYARQFLSMMEKPDVDTVEGLSPAISIEQKSTSHNPRSTVGTITEIYDYLRLLFARVGEPRCPDHHEPLQAQTISQMVDQVLTLPEGSKIMLLAPVIRDRKGEHLHVFEQLRRDGFVRARIDGTVCDLDDTPKLDKRKKHTVEVVVDRFKVRDDLQLRLAESFETALNLTDGIASISFMDGDQEDRLFSARHACPVCDYSLDELEPRLFSFNNPAGACPACDGLGVKQFFDEDKVILDPESSISEGAIRGWDRRNIYYYHMLDSLAEHYDFDLDKPWKKLRKRDREVILHGSGDTPIDFSYVNDRGDVTVRRHTFEGIIPNFQRRYRDTESQSVREELAKYLSTQKCPDCSGTRLRREARNVFVDNQTLSQITELPVGDAFEYFAHQLKFKGAQKEIADKILKELRDRFRFLVDVGLNYLTLNRSAETLSGGEAQRIRLASQIGAGLVGVMYILDEPSIGLHQRDNERLLNTLTHLRDIGNTVIVVEHDEDAIRAADFIVDIGPGAGVHGGEVVAAGNHAEIAACERSLTGQYLSGVKQIAVPKKRHPATGEVLRIEGATGNNLKNVDLEIPVGLFTCVTGVSGSGKSTLINTTLYPLAATALNKATTLRASPHKAILGLEHFDKCVDIDQSPIGRTPRSNPATYTGIFTPIRELFSGTQEARSRGYKPGRFSFNVKGGRCEACQGDGVIKVEMHFLPDIYVPCDTCKGKRYNRETLEVHYKGKNIHEVLEMTVEDAREFFDPVPSIAKKLQTLMDVGLSYIKLGQAATTLSGGEAQRVKLSRELSKRDTGQTLYILDEPTTGLHFADIQLLLDVLHRLRDHGNTIVVIEHNLDVIKTADWIVDLGPEGGSGGGEIIASGTPEQVAKIKGSHTGRFLKPMLKK from the coding sequence GTGGACACGATTTACGTCAGAGGTGCGCGCACCCACAACCTGAAGAATATCGATCTGGATATTCCCCGCGACAAGCTGATCGTGATTACCGGCCTGTCGGGATCTGGTAAGTCCTCACTCGCCTTCGACACCCTGTATGCGGAGGGGCAGCGCCGCTATGTCGAGTCGCTGTCCACCTACGCCCGCCAGTTCCTGTCGATGATGGAAAAGCCGGATGTCGACACCGTGGAGGGGCTGTCACCGGCCATCTCCATCGAGCAGAAATCCACCTCCCACAACCCGCGCTCCACCGTGGGCACCATCACCGAGATCTACGACTACCTGCGCCTGCTGTTTGCCCGCGTGGGTGAGCCCCGCTGCCCGGACCATCACGAACCGCTGCAGGCCCAGACCATCAGCCAGATGGTGGATCAGGTGCTGACCCTGCCGGAAGGCAGCAAGATCATGTTGCTGGCCCCGGTGATCCGCGACCGCAAGGGGGAACACCTGCATGTGTTTGAACAGCTGCGCCGGGATGGCTTTGTACGCGCGCGCATCGATGGCACCGTGTGCGACCTGGACGACACCCCCAAGCTGGATAAACGCAAGAAACATACCGTCGAAGTGGTGGTGGACCGCTTCAAGGTGCGTGACGACCTGCAACTGCGCCTGGCGGAATCCTTCGAGACCGCACTCAACCTGACCGATGGCATCGCCTCCATCAGCTTTATGGACGGCGATCAGGAAGACCGGCTGTTCTCCGCCCGCCACGCCTGCCCGGTATGTGATTACTCACTGGATGAGCTGGAACCGCGCCTGTTCTCGTTCAACAACCCCGCCGGCGCCTGCCCGGCCTGCGATGGCCTGGGGGTCAAGCAGTTCTTCGATGAAGACAAGGTCATCCTGGACCCGGAGAGCAGTATCTCCGAGGGCGCCATCCGCGGCTGGGATCGCCGCAACATCTATTACTACCACATGCTGGATTCCCTGGCGGAACACTACGATTTCGACCTGGACAAGCCGTGGAAGAAATTGCGCAAGCGGGACCGGGAGGTCATCCTGCACGGCAGTGGCGATACCCCCATCGACTTCAGCTATGTGAATGATCGCGGCGATGTCACCGTGCGCCGCCACACCTTCGAGGGCATCATCCCCAATTTCCAGCGCCGCTACCGGGACACCGAGTCCCAGTCCGTGCGTGAAGAGCTGGCCAAGTACCTGAGCACCCAGAAATGTCCGGACTGTAGTGGTACTCGTCTGCGCCGGGAAGCGCGCAACGTGTTTGTGGACAACCAGACACTCTCTCAGATCACCGAACTGCCCGTAGGCGACGCCTTCGAGTACTTTGCGCACCAGCTCAAGTTCAAGGGCGCGCAGAAAGAGATCGCCGACAAGATCCTCAAGGAGCTGCGCGATCGCTTCCGTTTCCTGGTGGATGTGGGCCTGAACTACCTGACCCTCAACCGCAGCGCCGAAACCCTGTCCGGTGGCGAGGCCCAGCGCATCCGCCTGGCCAGCCAGATCGGCGCCGGCCTTGTGGGGGTCATGTACATCCTCGATGAACCTTCCATCGGCCTGCACCAGCGCGACAACGAGCGCCTGCTGAACACCCTGACCCACCTGCGGGATATCGGCAACACGGTGATCGTGGTGGAACACGACGAGGACGCCATTCGCGCGGCCGACTTCATCGTCGATATCGGCCCCGGCGCCGGGGTGCACGGAGGTGAAGTAGTGGCTGCCGGCAACCACGCCGAGATTGCCGCCTGCGAGCGCTCACTCACCGGGCAGTACCTGTCCGGCGTCAAGCAGATTGCCGTGCCCAAAAAACGCCACCCCGCCACCGGCGAGGTACTGCGTATCGAGGGAGCCACCGGCAACAACCTGAAAAATGTCGACCTGGAAATTCCTGTGGGGCTGTTCACCTGCGTCACCGGTGTCTCCGGCTCGGGCAAGTCCACCCTGATCAACACCACCCTGTACCCGCTGGCGGCCACTGCGCTGAACAAGGCCACCACCCTGCGCGCTTCGCCCCACAAAGCCATTCTGGGCCTGGAGCATTTCGACAAATGTGTCGACATCGACCAGAGTCCGATCGGCCGCACACCGCGCTCAAACCCGGCCACCTACACCGGCATATTCACGCCCATCCGCGAACTGTTTTCCGGCACCCAGGAAGCCCGCTCGCGGGGCTACAAGCCCGGTCGTTTCAGCTTCAATGTGAAGGGTGGCCGCTGCGAAGCCTGCCAGGGCGATGGCGTGATCAAGGTGGAAATGCACTTCCTGCCGGATATTTATGTGCCCTGCGACACTTGCAAGGGCAAACGCTACAACCGGGAAACCCTGGAAGTACATTACAAGGGCAAGAACATCCACGAAGTACTGGAAATGACCGTGGAAGATGCGCGGGAGTTTTTTGACCCGGTGCCATCCATCGCCAAAAAACTGCAGACCCTGATGGATGTCGGCCTGTCTTACATCAAGCTCGGCCAGGCCGCGACTACCCTGTCCGGCGGTGAAGCACAGCGGGTCAAGCTGTCCCGCGAATTATCCAAGCGCGACACCGGCCAGACCCTGTATATTCTCGACGAGCCCACCACCGGCCTGCACTTTGCCGATATCCAGCTGCTGCTGGATGTACTGCACCGGCTGCGCGACCATGGCAACACCATCGTGGTGATCGAACACAACCTGGACGTGATCAAAACCGCGGACTGGATTGTGGACCTCGGTCCGGAAGGCGGCTCCGGCGGAGGTGAAATCATCGCTTCCGGCACACCGGAGCAGGTGGCCAAAATCAAGGGTTCGCACACCGGGCGTTTCCTCAAGCCGATGCTGAAAAAATAG
- the pxpA gene encoding 5-oxoprolinase subunit PxpA, with protein sequence MMHSGTTSPAVAIDINCDLGEGNNEDDCARDARLMRYISRCNIACGGHAGNATTMSLSLQNARKAGIAAGAHPGYPDRENFGRSTLALPREELLHSVYEQIHDLQAIAAVEQVPLTHIKLHGALYNDAEADDRLAEDLVGLIAQAFPGLTILGLANGAMERAAKKYRQPLLREGFMDRRYLNDHQLAPRSMPGAVIEDFTQCLKQVTALATGQPFTGIEEHPLQFSVDSLCLHGDNPQAESIAQALHHALLRAGITLCR encoded by the coding sequence ATGATGCATTCCGGCACAACCTCCCCCGCGGTCGCAATCGATATCAATTGCGACCTGGGCGAAGGCAATAACGAGGACGATTGCGCGCGTGACGCGCGACTGATGCGCTATATCTCCCGCTGCAATATCGCCTGCGGTGGCCATGCGGGTAATGCGACAACCATGTCGCTGTCGTTGCAAAATGCGCGCAAAGCCGGCATTGCCGCCGGCGCACACCCGGGTTACCCGGATCGTGAGAACTTCGGCCGCTCAACCCTCGCGCTGCCCAGGGAGGAATTACTCCACTCTGTGTACGAACAAATACATGACCTGCAGGCAATTGCTGCAGTGGAGCAAGTGCCGCTCACCCATATCAAGCTGCACGGCGCTCTGTACAATGACGCGGAAGCCGATGATCGCCTCGCGGAAGATCTGGTGGGATTGATCGCGCAGGCCTTCCCCGGATTAACCATACTTGGGCTGGCCAACGGGGCCATGGAACGCGCGGCCAAAAAATACCGGCAACCGTTGTTGCGCGAAGGATTTATGGATCGCCGCTACCTCAACGACCACCAACTTGCGCCCCGCAGCATGCCCGGTGCGGTTATCGAGGATTTTACCCAGTGCCTGAAGCAGGTTACGGCCCTCGCCACCGGCCAGCCCTTTACCGGCATCGAGGAGCACCCGCTTCAGTTCTCCGTGGACAGCCTCTGCCTGCATGGCGACAACCCCCAGGCGGAATCCATCGCACAAGCGCTACATCACGCATTGCTCAGAGCAGGTATCACCCTATGCCGCTAG
- the pxpB gene encoding 5-oxoprolinase subunit PxpB, with the protein MPLDPRFTISANGDAALDIRFAEEPGQQLSESIIALAESIEAAALPAVTELVPAYQCLTVCFDPLQLPDSGTGRPDTSELEQVLGMLAQSPAVQQPTAEREHYLIQIPVCYDAAFALDMQALSAHSGLTPDDIIARHTAPQYLVHMLGFTPGFLYLGGLDTRLHCPRKARPALSVPAGSVGIGGAQTGIYPQATPGGWQIIGRTPLALFQPERDFPFVARPLDRIQFVAISAEEFQHTEPDCVPQKMPVADVEKNQ; encoded by the coding sequence ATGCCGCTAGACCCACGCTTTACCATTTCCGCAAATGGCGATGCCGCTCTGGATATTCGCTTTGCAGAGGAACCGGGTCAGCAACTGAGTGAATCCATCATCGCTCTCGCCGAATCCATCGAGGCCGCCGCATTGCCTGCGGTCACTGAGCTGGTGCCCGCCTATCAGTGTCTTACCGTGTGTTTCGATCCGTTGCAGCTGCCCGATTCCGGGACAGGGCGGCCGGACACATCGGAACTGGAGCAAGTGCTCGGAATGCTCGCACAGAGCCCGGCGGTCCAGCAGCCAACAGCGGAGCGCGAGCACTACCTGATTCAGATACCGGTGTGTTACGACGCGGCATTTGCGCTGGACATGCAAGCCCTGAGCGCACATTCCGGGCTCACCCCGGACGATATTATTGCCCGGCATACCGCACCGCAGTACCTGGTGCATATGCTCGGATTTACCCCGGGGTTTCTCTACCTGGGCGGGCTCGACACCCGGCTGCATTGCCCGCGCAAGGCGCGTCCGGCACTCAGCGTACCCGCGGGATCGGTGGGCATCGGCGGAGCCCAGACCGGGATATATCCCCAGGCCACCCCCGGCGGTTGGCAGATCATCGGGCGCACGCCACTCGCCCTGTTTCAGCCGGAGCGGGACTTCCCGTTTGTCGCCCGGCCCCTGGACAGGATTCAATTTGTGGCCATCAGCGCGGAGGAATTCCAACACACGGAGCCTGATTGCGTTCCGCAAAAAATGCCCGTTGCAGACGTGGAGAAAAATCAATGA